A window from Drosophila nasuta strain 15112-1781.00 chromosome 3, ASM2355853v1, whole genome shotgun sequence encodes these proteins:
- the LOC132792562 gene encoding AT-rich binding protein-like isoform X2, giving the protein MRWQQHQQQLQQQQQQQHHQQHHHYHHHRQLYAGPYARVAPAQRSQQQHHYQQQQMQQQSSGVGLISRSRSNLREICKTHAIC; this is encoded by the coding sequence ATGCGCtggcaacaacatcaacagcagttgcagcaacaacaacaacagcaacaccatcagcagcatcatcattaCCATCATCATCGACAGCTTTATGCTGGTCCTTATGCGCGTGTGGCTCCCGCCCAGAgatcgcaacaacaacatcactaccaacagcagcaaatgcagcagcaatcaTCAGGCGTTGGCCTCATCAGCAGAAGTCGCAGCAATTTGCGCGAAATTTGCAAAACGCATGCAATTTGCTAA